TTCTTCGTGACTGTGGAGTCGCTGAAACACCTCGAAAACCCGATCCGTGTCCGACGCGTCGATGCCGATCCCCTCGTCGCTGACCGAAACCATCCACTCGTCGTCCTCGCGAGTGGCGGAAATCGTCACTCGAGGCACCCCTTCGCCGCTGTACTCGATAGCGTTGGAAAGTAGATTCTGGAAGAGTTGCCGGAGTTGGCTGGCGTCGCCCTGAACGGTCGGCAACGACTCCGTCGTGATCTCGGCGTCGGTCTCCTCGATTCGCACGTCGAGATCTTGCAGGACGTCATCTATCACTGCCTCGAGATCGACCGAACCGAGACCGTTATCCTGCGTATCGATTCTGGAGTAGGTGAGGATGCCTTCGATCATCTTCTCCATCCGCTCGGCACCGTCGACGGCGAACTCGATGAACTCGTCGGCGTCCTCGTCGAGTTCGTCGCCGTACTGCTGCTCGAGCAGTTGCAGGTAGCTCGTAACCATTCGTAACGGCTCCCGAAGATCGTGAGAAACGGCGTAGGCGAACTGCTCGAGTTGTTCGTTCGACTGCTCCAGTCGGCGCTGGTACTCGTAGCGCTCGGTGATGTCGAAGTGTGCGACGGCGACGTATCGTCGACCGTCGTCGGTGAACGGCGCTGCCCGCATGAGAAACCACCGCTGTTCGTCGGGAGAGTGGCACGGATATTCGTGTTCGAACAGCTCTCGCTCGCCGTCGAGAATTTCGGCCAGGCCGTCGGCGACGGTCCGTGCGGTCTCCGTCTCCGCCTGTGCGGTGACCTCGAGATAGTTGGTCCCGACCGTGTCCGGCCGGAGTTCGATCTCGTTTGCCTTGCCGAACTCCTGCCACGCCCGGTTCGTATGTAGGATCATCCCCTCGTCGTCGAGGATCGCGAAGTTGATCGGAAGCGTATCGACAGCGGCTGGAACGAGGGCCTCCGGCTCCCGAGAGGTCATGAACGAGTCCAGTCGAGCGATGGGGAAAACGTTGTTCCTGGCTGGGCCAACGAACACGACCCTAGAGTACGAGCCGTCTGCAGGGCGTTGTCGTCCTCACTCGAGTGCGACTCGGAACCGACACGCATCCGCGTCTTCGTGCACACAGTCGATCTTCTCGACGACTGCGCCGGCATCGAACTCGGAAACGAACCCCTCCAGAACGCCGTGTGCCAGCGAGCAGTACTCCCGCTGGGAGCGGTAGGTGACGACGACCGTGTTCCCCTCGTCGGCGACCCGTCCCGACACCTCGGGCAGCGAGACGCCATCGATACCGCTCTCGATGTCGGCCGCTATCGCCTCGAGTTCCAGGAGAACGGTGTGTAGCTCCCGATCGTCGGCGACGTGGGCGTCGAACGTCGCGAGCAGTGCCGGTGCGAGCCGCCGACCGAAGTCACGTTCGATCCCCTCTCTGCTCTGGGCGGCACTGTTCGAGAGTGCCGTGAGGAGTGCCTCGAGTTCGCGGTCGTCGTACCGCGAGACCGGCAGGTACAGCGTCGTCTCGACGGCTGCTCGCTCGAGGACGGCGTCCCATGCCGTTTCGTCGGTGTGCTCGACGACGTACTCCTCGAGGGTTTTGGGGACGATTCCGTGCATCGATTCGGCGATTTGACCGCTCGAGCGTCGATTGTGCCGCTCTCGGCGGTCGGTATCGCCTACGTGTCGCCGACGGCTACTTACCCGTTGTGGCCCCCTGTCCGCAGAGTTACAGGTGGTCTGCGATCGCTGGCGCGACGGAGACGGCGCTTGCCTCGCGTTCGATGGTGTCGGTGCCGTAGATCGCTTCGACGCCGGCCCGTGCGAGTTTCGCGTACGCGTTGCGAGCCAGCAGCGGGTGGACGCAGGTAACGAAGACGCGACCGACGTCTCGCTCGTTCAGGACGCCGATGGCCTCGCTCATCGTCGATCCCGTCGCGATGATGTCGTCGGTGACGACGACGTCCCGGCCGGCGACGTCGACGTCGCTCGGCGAAATCTCGACTTCGGTACCGGAGTGGCGGGTCTTCTCGAAGTAGTCGGTCTCGCCCTCGCCGTAGACATCCCGGACCGTCTCGGCGAGATCGATCGCGCCCGCGTCGGGAGAGAGGAAAACGGGGTTGGCGAGGTTGCCGGGAAGCGGTTCGGCCAGCCGTCCTGCAGCGTCGACCGGCGTCGCCGTCGGCTCGAAGAACTCGCAGACGGCCTCCTCGTGTGGCGTGACCGTCAGCACGCGATCTGTCCCCGTCGAGATGGCTCGAGCAACCGCCCGTGCGGAGATCGGATGCCCTTCCTCGAAGAGTTTGTCCTGGCGAGCGTAACCCATGTACGGGACGACGGTGACGACCTCCTCGACGCCGGCCTCCCGAACGGCGTCCTGTAGCTGGAGCAGTTCGACGTGTGCATCGCTCGAGACGGTCGAGGCGACGACGACCGCTCGCTCGCCATCGGCGTCGGCCGCTTCGGGAACCGCGGCGAGCAGTTCGCCGTCGGGAAACCGGTCGTACTCGACGGCGGCGAGCGGTTCGTCGAGTTCGTCCGCGAGCGCCGCGGCGAGCGACTGTGAGCTGGATCCGCTAACGATCATATTCGGAGTCACAGCGCGGGGCGTAAACCCGCTTTCGTTCTCTCGGTCCGGTCTCTGCTCTCGATCGGATCGAACGCCTTCGAAAACCCGTTCGAGTCCTATCCACCGAAACTGGCGTCCCCGTCGCCGCACGGCCCGCCGTCGGTGTCGCCCAGAACCGACAGGTCGCCGTTGCGATCGACGAACGCGAGGAGGTTGAGACAGTCCGGTTCGTTCCACGTCTCCGCGTTCACCTGGATGGGGTCGTTCTCGTCGAGACGGGCGATCACCCGGAACGAGCCTGCCCCGTCCGACCACTCCCGACCGAGGTCCAGTCCGTCGCCGGCCTCGAGTTCGTGGGTCGTCCAGTGTTCGACGCCGCCGTCGAACTCGACGATGACGTCGATCGTGTGTGTCTGGTCGTCGACGTTTTCGACGCTGATTTCGCCGAGGATCGTCTCGTCGGGGTTGGAACTGACCTCGCTTTCGGTCTCGGGATCGGCGTTCGCTTCGTTTTCGTCTCCCCCCTCACCGTCGCCTTCCTCGTCGGTCGAGCAGCCGGCGATCACGCCCGCGAGCGCGGTTCCGGCCCCTGCCAGAAGGTGTCGTCGCGATAGGCTCATACGACTTCCACAGTCACCGGGGGAAGTTAATCCTACGTCAGACGACGTTGCACCGATCTAACACTATCGCAGCACAGCCAGCCCGGTTACGTCGCGGACGCCGATCGACCGACCCCGCCACTCGCCGTCGCCTGCAATTTCGACGGTTCCCGTCTCCGTCACGGCGTAGAGATACCCGTCGTAATCGATGGCGACGATCCGGTCGTCCGCGTTCGCTCGAGTCTCGTCCTCGCGCCACTCTTCGTCGACGTACTCGTAGACGCTCCTGTCACTGACGGCGTGGGCACGGGAGAGCGAACCCGGACTCGAGCGGGAATCGGCTGCGACCGCGTCGAACGGTCGCTCGTAAATCTTCATCCAGCCGTTACCCAGTTTGTAGAGGCCGTCACCGGTCGCCGCAAGGGGGACGCCGGCCGCGCCGACGTCGCGAACGTCGCTCAGTCCGGCGTGCTCGAGTTCGTCGCCATGGACGCGGTAGACGCCGTCGTCGGTTCCGACGAGGTCGCCGTCGATCGCCCGCACTTCGTCGATCGTTGCGGTTCGTCTCTCGTCGCCGCCTTTCGGCTCGAGGACGGTCCACTTCCCGTTGGCTTCCAGTCGAGCGACCCGGCCGTCGGGTCCGGCCGCAACGAGACGCTCGTCGACGTAGCCGACGGCGACCGCGGGACCGAATCCGGTCTCGGCGAACGTGGGTTCGTCGCTCTCCTCGGACGCGAGAACCAGCGCGTCCTCGTCGGTTGCGACCGCCACGCGACCGTCGCTGGCGGCCACGTCGCGGGCGTCACATCGCGCACAGAGCGAAAACTCGCCGACGTTGTCGCCCGCGATCCGGACCCGGACGACGCCCATCGGACTCGAGACGTACGCCTCGGTCGCCTCGTCGCGGTCGCCGTAGACGCGTTTTTCCTCGATCGAGAGCATACTCGAAGCGTCGGGGGCCCGAACCGAAAGGGTTCCGTCTGGACCGTCGCCGGAAGCAAGGCTTCGGTGGCCTCGAGGCGTCTCCGGAATTCCTATGGGGAATCCCGTCGGACTAGTACCCGATGGAAGTGTTCGGATCTAGCGGGACACGCGGCGTCGCCAACGACGAACTGACGCCCGCGTTCGTCCTGCGCGTCGCGAAAGCGGCGGGGACGGCCTGGGGGGTCGATCGGGTTGCAATCGCACGGGATACGCGATACACCGGCCGAATGCTCGCCGACGCCGCCGCGAGCGGGCTGGCGAGTACGGGAACCGACGTCGACCGCCTCGGAGTCGTCCCCACGCCGGGGGCACAGTTCTACGCCGAACGCGAGGGTGTTCCAGTGATCGTCGTCACGGCCTCGCACAATCCACCGCAATACAACGGGATCAAACTCGTCGGCCGCGACGGCGTCGAACTCGCCGTCGCTGACTTAGAGCGAATCGAGGAAGCGCTGCTCGCCGAGAGCTACACCGTCGCGCCGTGGGACGAGACGGGACGCGTCCGCGAAGTCGAGGGCGTCACCGATGACTACGTCGACGCCCTGCTCGAGTCGGCCGACCGTGAGAAAATCGCCGACGCCGAACTGACGGTCGCGCTCGACCCTGGCCACGGAGCGGGTTCGCTGACCAGCCCCGAGTTCTTCTGGGAACTGGGCTGTCGCGTCGTCACCGTCAACGGTCAGCCCGACGGCCATTTCCCCGGACGCGATCCCGAACCCGTCCCGGACAACCTCACGGACCTCGGTCGGCTGGTTCGGGCGACCGACGCCGACGTCGGCATCGCACACGACGGCGACGCCGACCGTGCGATCTTCTTCGACGAGAACGGCGAGTACGTCGAGGGCGACGCCACCCTCGCGGCGCTCGCAGCCGCGGAACTCGAGGCCGGCGACACGACGGTTTCGGCGGTCAACGTCTCCCAGCGACTCGTCGACGTCGTCACCGAGGTCGACGCCGAACTGGAGTTGACGCCGATCGGCTCGACGAACATCATCACTCGGATCGAGGAACTCGAGGACAAGGGCAAGCGCGTGCCGATCGCAGGCGAGGGCAACGGTGGGATCTTCTTCCCCGGCTACCGGCTCTCGCGGGACGGCGCGTTCACGGCCGCACGGTTCCTCGAACTCGTCGCCGAGCGACCGGTCAGCGAGATCGTCGCGCCCTACGACGGCTACGCGAACGTCCGGCGCAACATCGAGTACGAGTCGACCGCCGAACGCGACGCGATGTTGGACGCGGCGGCCAACCACGCTCACTCCGCGGACGCCGAACTGAACACTCGAGACGGCTACCGGCTGGATTACGGCGACGCGTGGGTGCTGGCCCGTCCCTCCGGAACCGAGCCGCTGGTCCGCATCTACGCCGAGGCCCGCGACGCCGACCGCGCGAACGGACTGGCCGAAGAGCTGTACGAGACGCTGCTCGACGCGAAAGAAGACGCCTGAGTTCCTTCTCCCTGCCGGCAGTAGTCCTTTCCGTCGCTTCGTGGTGGGCAGACGTAGGCCGTGAGTAGCGAAACCGTCCTTTCCACAGCCCGGTCGCTCGAGAGGCGGCCGGACGGCGACCGATGAGCCGACGCGAGGCCGACGATGCGCCTGCGTCACAGCCCGATCCGCTGATCGGGGCGAGCTCGTCCACCGATGCAGCGTTACACTGGCTGTACCTCCACGGCGACCGGCGCGTCCTCACCGGCCTCCTGATCGTCGGCGTCTTCGTCGCCTGCCTGCTGTTGATCGCCGCTGACCTCATCACGCCCGCCGAAGAAGGCGACATCACCGCCATCGCCGCGGCGCTGGTCGGCGGCATGCTCCCCTTCATCACCATCGTCCTCGCGATCAACCAGCTCATCCTCTCCGAGGAGTTCGGCACGACCGGCGCGTTCTTCGAACGGCTCGAGGAGAGCCGGAAGTACCGGCGATCGATCGAGGACCACACCGGCTACCGGCCCAGTCCGGTCGAACCCTCGGAGTTCCTCCGGGTGCTGATCGAGGCCAAGCGTCGGACGTCGCTCGGACTGCAGAACGTCTGTGCCGACGCACCCCCGGAGCTTCGGTCGGACGTCGACGACTTCGTCTCGACGACGGGACCACGAGACGAAGAGGCAGTCGAGACCCTCGAGGGGACGAGCTTCGGCACCTTCACCGTAATCTCCGTCATTCTCCACTACAACGACCCCTGGCAGCTCCAGGAGATACGCCAGATCCGGGAGTTTCACCACCACGCGCTCTCGGAAGCAGCCGAAAACCAGCTCGATCGACTCGAAACCTTACTGGGAGACATTCACGTCGCCCGCCAGTACTTCAAAACAGTCTACATGCAACAGGAGCTGGCGGATCTCTCGAAGATCCTGCTGTACGTCGGATTCCCGACGCTACTCGGTGGTGCGTTCATCATCGTCGGTTACGGGAACTTTCTCGCGCTCGGGTTTCACCCGTACGTCTACGTCGTGGTCGTCACCGTGACGATCACGGCGCTTTTCAGCCCCTTCGCCGTCCTGCTGGCGTACGTCCTCCGAATCGCGACGATCGCACGCCGCACGGCCGCCGACTTCGGGCCGTTCGTCCTCCAGAAACAGATCCCCCGGGAGGCCATCGAGACCAGCGACGCGGGAGAGTCTCGAGACGACTAACGTATAGTAACAACTGCAACTATTTACACACTGATCGCACAGCTGTCGTGCGATCAGGTGTTCATTGACTTGCAGTGGCTACTATAGCTCACGACAGGAACTGCTTTCCGTATCTCGTTCCCACGCGTTCCGTCGCCAGCAATAGCCGGTGGGCGACGAGCAACACCGCGACTGCGAGCACGATCAACGCCCCCTCGAGCAGCGTCGAGAGCAAGCCGAGCGAGACGATCAGCGTGGTCGCGCAGGCGGGTGGATGCCGGGTGTCCGTCGCGAGCATCCCGCCCGCGGTCAGCGTCGTCGCTAGGACGCCGCTGGCCGCGAGGCGAAGCCCCTCGAGCGATCCGGGAGCGGTCGTCGCAGTCATCGAGATTCCCGACGCGAGCAGGTGGTAGGCGAAGAGGCCGGCGACGACGCCGATCGCGTGGCCGCCGATCACTCGCCGGGGCGACGTCGCCTCGCTGTCCTGGAACATCGCGAGCACGAACGCGGACGGGCCGAGGCTGGGGAACAACATCGGCAGTCCCGACAGCCACGCCATCGCTGCCGTCGTCGAGATCAGCAGGCCGGTGTGTATCGTCGTCCCCGTCCGGTCGTCCATGGCCGTCGGTTGGGGTTTCGCGTGCAAAACACCGGTGATTCGTACGTGATCACTCCCCGCGAGGAACGATCGTCACCGGAACCGACGAACGCCGGGTTACGGCCTCGGCAACGCTGCCGAGCAACATCCGTGAGACGCCGGAGCGCCCCTCGCTTCCCATCACGATGGCGTCGACGTCTTCCTCGCGGGCG
This portion of the Natronobacterium texcoconense genome encodes:
- a CDS encoding sensor histidine kinase — encoded protein: MTSREPEALVPAAVDTLPINFAILDDEGMILHTNRAWQEFGKANEIELRPDTVGTNYLEVTAQAETETARTVADGLAEILDGERELFEHEYPCHSPDEQRWFLMRAAPFTDDGRRYVAVAHFDITERYEYQRRLEQSNEQLEQFAYAVSHDLREPLRMVTSYLQLLEQQYGDELDEDADEFIEFAVDGAERMEKMIEGILTYSRIDTQDNGLGSVDLEAVIDDVLQDLDVRIEETDAEITTESLPTVQGDASQLRQLFQNLLSNAIEYSGEGVPRVTISATREDDEWMVSVSDEGIGIDASDTDRVFEVFQRLHSHEEHEGTGIGLALCKRIVDKHGGDIWLESEPGEGTTISFTLPAVSEGAN
- a CDS encoding heme NO-binding domain-containing protein, which produces MHGIVPKTLEEYVVEHTDETAWDAVLERAAVETTLYLPVSRYDDRELEALLTALSNSAAQSREGIERDFGRRLAPALLATFDAHVADDRELHTVLLELEAIAADIESGIDGVSLPEVSGRVADEGNTVVVTYRSQREYCSLAHGVLEGFVSEFDAGAVVEKIDCVHEDADACRFRVALE
- a CDS encoding ribose-phosphate diphosphokinase gives rise to the protein MIVSGSSSQSLAAALADELDEPLAAVEYDRFPDGELLAAVPEAADADGERAVVVASTVSSDAHVELLQLQDAVREAGVEEVVTVVPYMGYARQDKLFEEGHPISARAVARAISTGTDRVLTVTPHEEAVCEFFEPTATPVDAAGRLAEPLPGNLANPVFLSPDAGAIDLAETVRDVYGEGETDYFEKTRHSGTEVEISPSDVDVAGRDVVVTDDIIATGSTMSEAIGVLNERDVGRVFVTCVHPLLARNAYAKLARAGVEAIYGTDTIEREASAVSVAPAIADHL
- a CDS encoding HVO_0234 family beta-propeller protein, which translates into the protein MLSIEEKRVYGDRDEATEAYVSSPMGVVRVRIAGDNVGEFSLCARCDARDVAASDGRVAVATDEDALVLASEESDEPTFAETGFGPAVAVGYVDERLVAAGPDGRVARLEANGKWTVLEPKGGDERRTATIDEVRAIDGDLVGTDDGVYRVHGDELEHAGLSDVRDVGAAGVPLAATGDGLYKLGNGWMKIYERPFDAVAADSRSSPGSLSRAHAVSDRSVYEYVDEEWREDETRANADDRIVAIDYDGYLYAVTETGTVEIAGDGEWRGRSIGVRDVTGLAVLR
- the glmM gene encoding phosphoglucosamine mutase is translated as MEVFGSSGTRGVANDELTPAFVLRVAKAAGTAWGVDRVAIARDTRYTGRMLADAAASGLASTGTDVDRLGVVPTPGAQFYAEREGVPVIVVTASHNPPQYNGIKLVGRDGVELAVADLERIEEALLAESYTVAPWDETGRVREVEGVTDDYVDALLESADREKIADAELTVALDPGHGAGSLTSPEFFWELGCRVVTVNGQPDGHFPGRDPEPVPDNLTDLGRLVRATDADVGIAHDGDADRAIFFDENGEYVEGDATLAALAAAELEAGDTTVSAVNVSQRLVDVVTEVDAELELTPIGSTNIITRIEELEDKGKRVPIAGEGNGGIFFPGYRLSRDGAFTAARFLELVAERPVSEIVAPYDGYANVRRNIEYESTAERDAMLDAAANHAHSADAELNTRDGYRLDYGDAWVLARPSGTEPLVRIYAEARDADRANGLAEELYETLLDAKEDA
- a CDS encoding HPP family protein — its product is MDDRTGTTIHTGLLISTTAAMAWLSGLPMLFPSLGPSAFVLAMFQDSEATSPRRVIGGHAIGVVAGLFAYHLLASGISMTATTAPGSLEGLRLAASGVLATTLTAGGMLATDTRHPPACATTLIVSLGLLSTLLEGALIVLAVAVLLVAHRLLLATERVGTRYGKQFLS